In Rattus norvegicus strain BN/NHsdMcwi chromosome 1, GRCr8, whole genome shotgun sequence, a genomic segment contains:
- the Scn1b gene encoding sodium channel subunit beta-1 isoform 1 precursor (isoform 1 precursor is encoded by transcript variant 1), translating into MGTLLALVVGAVLVSSAWGGCVEVDSETEAVYGMTFKILCISCKRRSETTAETFTEWTFRQKGTEEFVKILRYENEVLQLEEDERFEGRVVWNGSRGTKDLQDLSIFITNVTYNHSGDYECHVYRLLFFDNYEHNTSVVKKIHLEVVDKANRDMASIVSEIMMYVLIVVLTIWLVAEMVYCYKKIAAATEAAAQENASEYLAITSESKENCTGVQVAE; encoded by the exons ATGGGGACGCTGCTGGCTCTCGTGGTGGGCGCGGTGCTGG TATCCTCAGCCTGGGGGGGCTGCGTGGAGGTGGATTCTGAGACCGAGGCAGTGTATGGGATGACCTTCAAAATCCTGTGTATCTCCTGTAAGCGTCGTAGTGAGACCACCGCCGAGACCTTCACGGAGTGGACCTTCCGCCAGAAGGGCACAGAGGAATTTGTCAAG ATCCTACGCTATGAGAATGAGGTGCTGCAGCTGGAGGAAGATGAGCGCTTTGAGGGCCGTGTGGTGTGGAACGGTAGTCGGGGCACCAAGGACCTGCAGGACCTGTCCATCTTCATCACCAATGTCACCTACAACCACTCTGGCGACTACGAATGTCACGTCTACCGTCTCCTCTTCTTTGATAATTACGAGCACAACACCAGCGTCGTCAAGAAGATCCACCTGGAGGTGGTGGACAAGG CCAACAGAGATATGGCATCCATCGTGTCAGAGATCATGATGTACGTGCTCATTGTGGTGTTAACCATATGGCTCGTGGCGGAGATGGTGTACTGCTACAAGAAGATTGCTGCTGCCACGGAAGCTGCTGCACAAGAGAATGC CTCGGAATACCTGGCCATTACTTCCGAGAGCAAAGAGAACTGTACAGGCGTCCAGGTGGCTGAATAG
- the Scn1b gene encoding sodium channel subunit beta-1 isoform 2 (isoform 2 is encoded by transcript variant 3), producing the protein MTFKILCISCKRRSETTAETFTEWTFRQKGTEEFVKILRYENEVLQLEEDERFEGRVVWNGSRGTKDLQDLSIFITNVTYNHSGDYECHVYRLLFFDNYEHNTSVVKKIHLEVVDKANRDMASIVSEIMMYVLIVVLTIWLVAEMVYCYKKIAAATEAAAQENASEYLAITSESKENCTGVQVAE; encoded by the exons ATGACCTTCAAAATCCTGTGTATCTCCTGTAAGCGTCGTAGTGAGACCACCGCCGAGACCTTCACGGAGTGGACCTTCCGCCAGAAGGGCACAGAGGAATTTGTCAAG ATCCTACGCTATGAGAATGAGGTGCTGCAGCTGGAGGAAGATGAGCGCTTTGAGGGCCGTGTGGTGTGGAACGGTAGTCGGGGCACCAAGGACCTGCAGGACCTGTCCATCTTCATCACCAATGTCACCTACAACCACTCTGGCGACTACGAATGTCACGTCTACCGTCTCCTCTTCTTTGATAATTACGAGCACAACACCAGCGTCGTCAAGAAGATCCACCTGGAGGTGGTGGACAAGG CCAACAGAGATATGGCATCCATCGTGTCAGAGATCATGATGTACGTGCTCATTGTGGTGTTAACCATATGGCTCGTGGCGGAGATGGTGTACTGCTACAAGAAGATTGCTGCTGCCACGGAAGCTGCTGCACAAGAGAATGC CTCGGAATACCTGGCCATTACTTCCGAGAGCAAAGAGAACTGTACAGGCGTCCAGGTGGCTGAATAG
- the Scn1b gene encoding sodium channel subunit beta-1 isoform X1, translating into MGTLLALVVGAVLVSSAWGGCVEVDSETEAVYGMTFKILCISCKRRSETTAETFTEWTFRQKGTEEFVKILRYENEVLQLEEDERFEGRVVWNGSRGTKDLQDLSIFITNVTYNHSGDYECHVYRLLFFDNYEHNTSVVKKIHLEVVDKGKWSLVTLWQARWRDRWKEGDRLVSHRGQLTPRSHRGKDTPFLVLETSALQHTGGQIRTPTPPPTNGMCIGLHSCCVTSDGCIPISEPQACPQGPERIFCMACCVSQAGPHWRDVGTYLRPQWE; encoded by the exons ATGGGGACGCTGCTGGCTCTCGTGGTGGGCGCGGTGCTGG TATCCTCAGCCTGGGGGGGCTGCGTGGAGGTGGATTCTGAGACCGAGGCAGTGTATGGGATGACCTTCAAAATCCTGTGTATCTCCTGTAAGCGTCGTAGTGAGACCACCGCCGAGACCTTCACGGAGTGGACCTTCCGCCAGAAGGGCACAGAGGAATTTGTCAAG ATCCTACGCTATGAGAATGAGGTGCTGCAGCTGGAGGAAGATGAGCGCTTTGAGGGCCGTGTGGTGTGGAACGGTAGTCGGGGCACCAAGGACCTGCAGGACCTGTCCATCTTCATCACCAATGTCACCTACAACCACTCTGGCGACTACGAATGTCACGTCTACCGTCTCCTCTTCTTTGATAATTACGAGCACAACACCAGCGTCGTCAAGAAGATCCACCTGGAGGTGGTGGACAAGGGTAAGTGGAGCCTTGTCACTCTCTGGCAAGCCAGATGGAGGGACAGATGGAAAGAAGGGGACAGGCTGGTGTCACACAGAGGCCAGCTAACACCCCGCAGTCATAGGGGGAAGGACACCCCTTTTCTGGTTCTGGAGACTTCAGCTCTTCAGCACACAGGAGGTCAGATTaggacccccaccccaccccccacaaatGGTATGTGCATTGGACTGCACTCATGCTGTGTGACCTCTGACGGGTGTATTCCTATCTCTGAGCCCCAAGCCTGTCCCCAGGGACCAGAGAGAATATTCTGTATGgcttgctgtgtctctcaagcGGGACCCCATTGGAGAGATGTGGGGACTTATTTGAGGCCACAGTGGGAGTAG